The following coding sequences lie in one Betaproteobacteria bacterium genomic window:
- a CDS encoding DUF3240 family protein, which translates to MKTRDCCLTLMLPKMLEETIIGHLLEHPEWISGFNAGDVSGHGEAGVAHSAGELVRGASQRVRIQTVVNREDATALIAYLRARVANPEVAYWLTPVLEFGRFE; encoded by the coding sequence ATGAAGACGCGTGACTGCTGCCTGACCTTGATGCTGCCGAAAATGCTGGAGGAAACCATCATCGGCCACCTGCTGGAGCACCCCGAATGGATCTCCGGCTTCAACGCGGGCGACGTCTCCGGCCACGGCGAGGCGGGCGTCGCGCACAGTGCCGGTGAGCTCGTGCGCGGCGCGTCACAGCGGGTCCGCATTCAGACCGTCGTGAACCGCGAGGACGCGACGGCGCTGATCGCGTACCTGCGCGCGCGGGTCGCCAATCCCGAGGTGGCTTACTGGCTCACCCCGGTGCTGGAATTCGGGAGGTTCGAATGA
- a CDS encoding TolC family protein, with protein MRAATASIVLMAACWVPVVGARAAADFPDLPPESQVLAALTQHPAVLAAEADVQFEEANRRRLKAGTYEFHVRAEVQNRHVLLDPGSTNYAEYGVAVERPVRLPGKATLDEEIGSEGVEVARLTRGAAMHDTSRRLLQLWFAWLREHAAVQQWLEQVAVLQQQVAITSKRLRAGDAPRLELNLAAAAASQAEASALQARTRESIARTELEQTFPGLRAPQTVVFVEPQPVTQPFDYWRDRIVEYNHEIARAREEVKRRELLVSRARADQTPDPTLGVRYMNEFGGAEKIAGMFVSMPIPGEARAASSQAAVAQVSLATQQESAALRMVGAEMSATYHGAVGAFDAAGKAREAADAMTRNADLTGRAYQLGESSLNDVLVARRLALEAGLALRNARLQAQEARYRLLLDAHLLWPIDLDEDADKGQEGPHEDDGRAYSERHPS; from the coding sequence ATGAGGGCGGCAACCGCGTCCATCGTCCTGATGGCCGCCTGTTGGGTGCCAGTGGTCGGTGCGCGCGCGGCGGCGGACTTCCCCGATCTGCCGCCCGAATCCCAGGTGCTCGCAGCGCTGACACAGCATCCCGCCGTGCTCGCCGCGGAGGCCGATGTCCAGTTCGAGGAGGCGAACCGGCGTCGCCTCAAGGCGGGAACGTACGAGTTCCACGTGCGAGCCGAGGTGCAGAACCGGCACGTCCTGCTCGACCCCGGTTCCACCAACTACGCGGAATACGGCGTCGCGGTGGAACGGCCGGTGCGCCTGCCGGGCAAGGCAACGCTCGACGAGGAGATCGGCTCCGAGGGGGTGGAGGTGGCACGACTCACGCGCGGGGCGGCCATGCACGACACCTCGCGTCGACTGCTGCAGCTGTGGTTTGCGTGGCTGCGTGAGCACGCGGCGGTGCAACAGTGGCTGGAGCAGGTCGCCGTGCTACAGCAGCAGGTGGCAATCACGTCCAAGCGCCTGCGCGCCGGTGATGCACCGCGGCTGGAACTGAACCTCGCGGCGGCCGCAGCGAGCCAGGCGGAAGCGAGCGCCCTGCAGGCGCGTACCCGGGAGTCGATCGCGCGGACCGAGCTGGAACAGACCTTCCCGGGGCTGCGCGCGCCGCAGACCGTCGTCTTCGTCGAGCCGCAGCCGGTGACGCAACCCTTCGACTACTGGCGCGACCGCATCGTCGAGTACAACCACGAGATCGCCCGCGCCCGCGAGGAGGTGAAGCGACGCGAACTGCTCGTGTCACGAGCGCGGGCGGACCAGACGCCTGACCCGACGTTGGGGGTGCGCTACATGAACGAGTTCGGCGGCGCCGAGAAGATTGCCGGCATGTTCGTGAGCATGCCCATCCCCGGCGAGGCGCGCGCGGCATCGAGTCAGGCGGCCGTGGCGCAGGTCAGCCTGGCGACCCAGCAGGAGTCGGCGGCGTTGCGCATGGTCGGCGCCGAGATGTCCGCCACATACCACGGCGCCGTCGGCGCCTTCGATGCGGCCGGCAAGGCACGGGAGGCGGCTGACGCCATGACCCGCAACGCGGACCTTACGGGCCGGGCATATCAGCTTGGGGAGAGCAGTCTGAACGACGTGCTGGTCGCACGACGATTGGCGCTGGAGGCAGGTCTCGCCTTACGCAACGCGCGGCTGCAGGCGCAGGAGGCGCGCTATCGCCTGCTGCTCGATGCACACCTGCTGTGGCCGATCGACCTCGACGAGGACGCCGACAAGGGCCAGGAGGGCCCCCACGAGGACGACGGGCGAGCGTATTCTGAACGCCACCCATCATGA
- a CDS encoding efflux RND transporter permease subunit: LLRGPEGLRNAPSVFQGLGIPLAPGEWIPLSTVARLARVDGPVKVDRENAARYAVVQANVAGRDLVGFVDEAKAAVAARVTLPEGYTLTWGGQFENQQRAAARLALVVPVALGLIFLLLFATFRSVRQSALVFANIPFALVGGVIALWASGQYMSVPASVGFIALLGIAVLNGVVLMSYFNQLHALGMPLASVVVEGAKRRLRPVLMTASIAAVGLVPLLFATGPGSEIQRPLAVVVIGGLFTSTLLTLVILPILYLRYGIERPTDPVAADNLEVLHEDA, translated from the coding sequence TGCTGCTGCGCGGACCAGAAGGGCTGCGCAATGCCCCGTCGGTCTTCCAGGGGCTAGGCATCCCGCTCGCACCCGGTGAGTGGATTCCGCTTTCCACTGTTGCGCGACTCGCGCGAGTGGACGGGCCGGTCAAGGTTGACCGCGAGAACGCGGCCCGCTACGCCGTGGTCCAGGCCAATGTCGCGGGTCGCGACCTCGTCGGCTTCGTCGACGAAGCGAAGGCAGCGGTCGCAGCCAGAGTGACACTGCCTGAAGGTTACACGCTGACCTGGGGCGGGCAGTTCGAGAACCAGCAGCGCGCCGCCGCCCGCCTCGCGCTGGTGGTGCCGGTCGCGCTCGGCCTCATCTTTCTGTTGCTATTCGCGACCTTCCGCTCGGTACGCCAGTCCGCGCTCGTGTTCGCGAACATTCCGTTCGCGCTCGTCGGCGGCGTCATTGCGCTATGGGCGTCCGGGCAGTACATGAGCGTGCCCGCGTCGGTCGGCTTCATCGCCCTCCTCGGCATCGCCGTGCTGAACGGTGTCGTGCTGATGAGCTACTTCAACCAACTGCACGCGCTTGGCATGCCGCTCGCGAGCGTCGTGGTCGAGGGTGCGAAGCGCAGACTGCGCCCGGTGCTCATGACGGCGAGCATCGCAGCGGTCGGCCTCGTGCCGCTGCTCTTCGCCACGGGACCCGGCTCGGAGATCCAGCGGCCGCTCGCTGTGGTCGTCATCGGGGGCCTCTTCACGTCGACGCTGCTCACCCTCGTGATCCTTCCCATCCTTTATCTGCGCTACGGGATCGAGCGTCCAACCGACCCGGTCGCAGCCGACAACCTTGAGGTCCTTCATGAAGACGCGTGA
- a CDS encoding c-type cytochrome, with the protein MDCARCHGADWEGSVGPSILAYVRSQPKENFVRVVLEGSPGKGMPGYAGAPRVAGEIDAIYAYFKGVAAGEIPAGRLERRQ; encoded by the coding sequence ATGGATTGCGCGCGTTGCCACGGGGCCGATTGGGAAGGCAGCGTCGGCCCTTCCATCCTCGCTTACGTGCGCAGCCAGCCGAAGGAAAACTTCGTACGCGTGGTGCTGGAAGGCAGTCCCGGCAAAGGCATGCCGGGCTATGCCGGCGCGCCTCGCGTCGCCGGCGAGATCGATGCGATCTACGCTTACTTCAAGGGCGTGGCTGCAGGAGAGATCCCGGCGGGGCGGCTGGAGCGGCGGCAATAA